The genomic region GGGGATGACGGGCGTGTGTGTTTTTGCCACATCACAGGCAACTTTGCCACAAATCTTATCTGTCGCCGGTATGCCTTCTTGTTTCAATCCGCCACAAACCAAATGCCGTCTGAAACCCGATTTCAGACGGCATTTCCGTTTATTCCCTGCTGTCGCGGCAAATATCGATGGCTTCCTGCAAACTCGAAACGCCGTAGATTTTCAGGTTCGGAAACTCTTTGACGTTGCGCGGCATATTGGCTTTTGGGACGATGGCGCGTTTGAAGCCGAGTTTTTCCGCTTCTTTGAGCCGCTCTTGTCCGCGCGCGACGGGGCGGACTTCACCGCTCAAACCGATTTCTCCAAATGCAACCATTTTTTCGGGCAGCGGGCGGTTGCGGAAGCTGGAAAGCATCGCGAGGATGACTGCCAAATCCGCCGCCGGTTCGCCGATTTTCACGCCACCGACGGCGTTGAGGAACACATCCTGATCGAAACAGGCGATGCCGCCGTGTCGGTTTAACACGGCGAGCAGCATCGCGAGGCGGTTTTGTTCCAGTCCGACGGTAAGGCGTTTGGGGGTGAATCCGTGCGCGTCATCGACCAATGCCTGAATTTCAACCAAAAGCGGTCGGCTGCCTTCCTGCGTAACCAAAACGCACGAACCGGGCGTGTCGTCGCGGTAGCTGGCAAGGAAGATGGCGGACGGGTTGGACACACCTTTCAAACCGTTTTCCGTCATCGCGAACACGCCCAGTTCGTTTGCCGCGCCGAAGCGGTTTTTGATGGCGCGTATCATGCGGTAGTTGGAATGTTGGTCGCCCTCGAAATACAGCACGGTATCAACCATGTGTTCCAGCACGCGCGGGCCGGCAATCGCGCCGTCTTTGGTCACGTGTCCGACCAGTATCATGGCGATGCCCATCTGTTTCGCCATGCGCGTCAGTTGGGCTGCACACTCGCGCACCTGCGACACGGAGCCAGGGGCGGAAGTGATTTGGTCGGAATACATGGTTTGGATGGAATCGATAACCACGACTTCGGGCTGATGCTGTTTCAAGGCCGTCTGAATGGCTTCCATGCGGATTTCGGCAAGCAGGTTCACGCCTTCGGTGGGCAGTTCCAAACGCTGCGCGCGCAGGGCGACTTGTTGGGCGGATTCCTCGCCGGAAACGTACAGCACTTTGCGGCTTTGCGCCATTTTGGCGATGGTTTGCAACAACAGCGTGGATTTGCCGATGCCGGGATCGCCGCCGAGCAGGATGACCGCGCCATCGACCAAACCGCCGCCCAATACGCGGTCGAGTTCGCTCATGCCGGTCGGGTTGCGCGGCACTTCGGCAGCGGTAACGGCGGAGAGGGATTGGACGGTCGAGGTATCCGCCGCCCAAGATTGGAAGCGGGCGTTTTTCGGCTCGGGCGCGGCTAAGCTTTCTTGAAGCGTGTTCCACTCGCCGCAATGCGGGCATTTGCCTTGCCATTTCGGCGAAGTGCCGCCGCATTCGGTGCATTGGTAAAGGGTTTTAAGCGTTTTTGCCATCGGTTTTCCCTGCATCTGAAAACAAAAATGCCGTCTGAACATAGGGACGGTTGGGATTGCGCCAATACGACAACGCCGCCGTCATGTACTATCCGTACACGGCGGATATTGCCGCATTGCCTTATTTTTACCCTAACCGGCCATCTCTCGGCTTCAGACGGCATATCGGGCGGTTTCCTGCCGGCTTACCCGCCGTGATACTGCCGAGACAGCTCGTGTACGGTATCGACTAAGATTTTGGCGTGTTCGGGGTCGGCGTGTTGGTTGATGCCGTGTCCGAGGTTGAAGACATGGCCGCTGCCGTGTCCGTAGTCGGCTAGGATACGTGCGACCTCGGTGCGGATGGATTCCGGCGTACCGAAGAGGGCGAACGGGTCGAAGTTGCCTTGCAGGGCGACTTGCTTGCCGACGCGGCGGCGTGCTTCGCCGATGTTACACGTCCAGTCCAAGCCCAATGCGTCTGCGCCGATTTGGGCCATACTTTCCAGCCACAGCCCGCCGCCTTTGGCAAACACGATAACAGGCACGCGGCGGCCTTCGCTTTCGCGTTTGAGTCCGGCGACGATCTGGCGGATGTATTTGAGGCTGAATTCTTTAAACGCCGCATCGCTCAACACGCCGCCCCAAGTGTCGAAAATCTGCACCGCCTGCGCGCCCGCGTCGATTTGGGCGTTGAGGTAGGCGGTAACGGCTTGGGCGTTGGTATCGAGGATTTTGTGCAGCAAATCGGGGCGCGAGTACATCATGGTTTTGATGGTGCGGAATTCTTTGCTGCTGCCGCCTTCGACCATGTAACAGGCGAGCGTGAACGGACTGCCGGAGAAGCCGATAAGCGGTACGCGGCCGTCCAATGCTTTACGGATGGAAGTTACCGCGTCGAAAACGTATTGCAGTTTTTCCATATCGGGGACGTGCAATTTGGCAATGTCGTCCTCGTGTTGCAGGGCGCGTTTGAATTTCGGGCCTTCGCCTTCGGCAAAATACAGTCCCAAGCCCATTGCGTCGGGGACGGTCAGGATGTCGGAAAACAAAATCGCCGCGTCCAAATCGAAACGTTCCAAAGGTTGGATGGTAACTTCGGTCGCCAATTCGGTGTTTTTGCACAAATCGAGGAAGCTGCCCGCTTTCGCGCGTGTGGCTTTGTATTCGGGCAGATAACGCCCCGCCTGACGCATCATCCAAATCGGCGTGTATTCGACGGGCTGTTTAAGCAGGGCGCGGAGGAAGGTATCGTTTTTTAAAAGAGTCATACGGGTTTTCTGTCAGTCTGTTTGTCAAGTGAAATGGTTTTCAGACGGCATTTCAACGATGCCGTCTGAAGGTTTCAATGGGTTTCGGCGGAAGGTCGGTTTTCCTCGGCAACGCTTGCCAAAACCAAGTTGCGCTGCGCCTCCGCCTTCTGCGGTTCTCCGGTTTCGTCAAAAACCTTTGCCAGAACCAAACGCGCGGAAATACTCGGCTTTAATGCAATGCTCGCTTCAAGGTAGCCTTTTGCCTTGCCCCAAAGTTTGCGGCCGTAGGCGAGCCGACCGAGATACATCAGCAGAAGCGCATTATCGGGCTGTTCTTTCAGCCAAGCATCGGCAAAATCGATGGCTTTCTGCTGATCGCGTTCGCCCAAAAAGCGCACGCTTTCGACAAAGGCTTCCAAAAGTTCGGGTCGGCGGTTGTGCGGATAATGCTGTTTGACCCATTTGACCGCATCGGCATACAGTCCCAAACGTTCGTACTTTTCCGCAACCGATACGCTCAATTCCCCGTTTTTGAGGCTGTCGGGAATCCGCTTCAGGCAGGTTTTCAAAGCGGCGGCATCGGCAGCATCCGCCAGCTGGCGGCGGT from Neisseria meningitidis harbors:
- the hemE gene encoding uroporphyrinogen decarboxylase; the protein is MTLLKNDTFLRALLKQPVEYTPIWMMRQAGRYLPEYKATRAKAGSFLDLCKNTELATEVTIQPLERFDLDAAILFSDILTVPDAMGLGLYFAEGEGPKFKRALQHEDDIAKLHVPDMEKLQYVFDAVTSIRKALDGRVPLIGFSGSPFTLACYMVEGGSSKEFRTIKTMMYSRPDLLHKILDTNAQAVTAYLNAQIDAGAQAVQIFDTWGGVLSDAAFKEFSLKYIRQIVAGLKRESEGRRVPVIVFAKGGGLWLESMAQIGADALGLDWTCNIGEARRRVGKQVALQGNFDPFALFGTPESIRTEVARILADYGHGSGHVFNLGHGINQHADPEHAKILVDTVHELSRQYHGG
- the radA gene encoding DNA repair protein RadA, with protein sequence MAKTLKTLYQCTECGGTSPKWQGKCPHCGEWNTLQESLAAPEPKNARFQSWAADTSTVQSLSAVTAAEVPRNPTGMSELDRVLGGGLVDGAVILLGGDPGIGKSTLLLQTIAKMAQSRKVLYVSGEESAQQVALRAQRLELPTEGVNLLAEIRMEAIQTALKQHQPEVVVIDSIQTMYSDQITSAPGSVSQVRECAAQLTRMAKQMGIAMILVGHVTKDGAIAGPRVLEHMVDTVLYFEGDQHSNYRMIRAIKNRFGAANELGVFAMTENGLKGVSNPSAIFLASYRDDTPGSCVLVTQEGSRPLLVEIQALVDDAHGFTPKRLTVGLEQNRLAMLLAVLNRHGGIACFDQDVFLNAVGGVKIGEPAADLAVILAMLSSFRNRPLPEKMVAFGEIGLSGEVRPVARGQERLKEAEKLGFKRAIVPKANMPRNVKEFPNLKIYGVSSLQEAIDICRDSRE